The Penaeus chinensis breed Huanghai No. 1 chromosome 25, ASM1920278v2, whole genome shotgun sequence genome segment attcttcttggCGTATCGACCTCGAGCCCAAACTTAGGCCTACATACCTTTGACAAAAATGATGGTCGGAGAGGCGCGGGCTGTCCCCTGCGGTTCCGTAAAGGTGACCATGATCAGAACAGCATCACCGACAGCAGCACCAACAACCCACGACGGTCAGAACAGCAACGAGAACAACCTAATTATATCCGCAATGCTTGGGacagcaacataaaaaaaaaaaaaaaaaaaaaagcaggatgaggaggaggaggaggaagggaggcgaagggaagggaagggtggaagaagtagaagaagagaaagaaagaaaaggaagaagtagaaaaaaagaagaagaggaagaaggagaaaaaaaaagaaaaagaagaggaagaagaggttaagagataaagaaaaagagaaccgGAGAGGTAGACGTGAAATAAGGAATAATAAAGTaagatgaaaatgagagtgaaCGTTAGGAAGAAATAAAACAGTAAATGTCTGAAATAATTCACTTTTTAAAACAATGCCTGATATTTCCATGACAGTAATAGCAGATTTTTGTACATGTACAAGTGCGCAGTTTCTCAATTTGTCTCTCGAAATCCACAATCCATAAATATAAGTGTAATCAGCTGATTTCGCAATACCCCAACGTCCCAGGGATCAGCTGATTTCGCAATACCCCAACGTCCCAGGGATCAGCTGATTTCGCAATACCCCAACGTCGCAGGAATCAGCTGATTTCCCCGAACACGAACGTCCAATGAATCAGCTGATTTCGGAATACCCCAACGTCGCAGGAATCAGCTGATTTCCCCGTGCACGAACGTCCAATGAATCAGCTGATTTCACATGAATCCAACGTGTAAGGAATCAGCTGATTCCACAATACCCCAAGGTACCATGAATCAGCTGGTTTCGCAATTCATAGATATGATCACATGAAACACTTGTTTTCGAAAtaagaacacaaatatataaatcaaatgaatGTAGggaaaagttattatttttatgggtcTATATTTGGCTTCGAGTTTGCGTTGGTTTATGATATACTAGTAgtgtgttcattatttttattgtttatagtgttcattatttttattgtttatagtgttctgcattatttttattgtttatactgttctgcattgttcttattgttaccattatttttgtatttattataatttttttaattattattttttattattatcattattattactactgatattcttgttattaatatttcggtattattattatcattttgatttttgattattactactatcgcttttattatcgttattatttttgttatattatcgATGATATGTTGCTGATAATGCTATGCgaatatatttctattaatttattcatcattattattattattatttgaatacgAATGAAGTCGTGTAAGGGAATGTATTATGTAATGAAAGGTCACGACTATGCTTGTGTATCttcttagaaaaagaaagaaaagaaaagaaagcagaaaacgaaaataacaaaggcaaaataccgaggcttaaaaaaaaaaaaaaaaaaaaagcttaagcaACAGGGATGATAATCTTTTGTGCATTTGCCCCGTAAATTAATGACATTTTTtgacactctttctttctttctcttagatAAAGGTGATATACTACTGGCGGGTAAAACATTTTACAATTTCACATTCCTTTTTCGAAGGTAGTTCTTTGTATTAAACATGAGTCACATTCCACGAAGGCGTTACCGTGGGTATAATGCTcttccattaattttttttcattgttactaaattgcgggaggaggaggaaaacaaatcGGGGATTTTGTCATTAGGCAGAGAATCTGGAGACATCCCGCCACATCCGGGACCCTCGGCCTAGGAGAGCGTGGTGCTAGCTCGGCGCAGCGTCCGGTTGGCGAATATCGGGGGAGCGTGCGAGTATTGGCAAGTCCGCTTagaaagacggggagggggacTATTACTAGTgtctgggtgagtgtgtgggtgggtgagtgtgtgggtgagtgtgtttgtgtgcgtgtgtgggtgcgtgtgtttgtgtgcgtgcgtccctgtgcgtgtgtgtgtgcgcatttgtgtgtgcatttgtgtgtgcatgtgtgtgtgtgtttgtgtgcatgcgtccctgtgcatgtgtgcatgtgcatgtgtgtgtgcatgtgtgtgcatgtgtgtgtttatcccgtTAGTATTTGGGTCATTGCACATGGAATAAATCGAAGGGCTTCATGAGAtaggttagggagggggagggtagaggagagaggagcatgATTGTGCAAAAGTGAggcgagcaggagcaggagggaaggaggggggggggggcagagtggaagagaggagggagaagggagggcggggagaggggcaggggtagagaggagaagggcggaaggagggggagaggaaggaggatggaagggggggggggtgaaggtgatgaaaggagggagggcgaaggaggggaagaggaaggtagagggaagagcgaaaagaaagaggagagatagtacgaacggaaggaggagaggaatatagAATGAAGCCAACACCTTTAGCAGAAGTTGTCctagatctgagagagagagagagagagagagagagagagagagagagagagagagagagagagagagagagagagagagagagagagagagagagagagagagagacagagagagagagagagagagagagagagagagagagagagagacagagagagagagagagagagagagagagagagagagagagagagagagagagagagagagagagagagagagagagagagagagagagagagagagagagagagagagagagagagagagagagagagagagagagagagagagagagagagacagagagagagagagagagagagagagatagagagagagagagagagagatagagagagagatagagagagagatagaaagagagatagagagagagagagagagagaccgagagagagagagagacagagagagagagagagagagagagagagagagagagagagacagacagtgagagagagacagacagtgagagagagagacaggcataaaATCCAAAATAAACGATgatgaaacgaaggaagaaatgtcagataggaggagagataaaagaagaacaaTGAATGAAAGGAGAGGACGCTGAAGATACGAAAGGACGAAAATAATTGAAAACTAGCGCACTTATGAACCGAATTTTATCCAACGTGAATGAttggataaaaaacaaaaacaaaaaaaagacaaacaaaaaaatggttCGGTTTCATCCGAAGacgactatttatttatttatgcatttattattttattcatttattattggtACGAGGTGGTTGGTAACCTCAGCTATTTATCGCGGTTGAGAGATAAGATCGGGAAACACAAGgcagggaatagggaggaggaaggttacTGGTGAGATTCATTGCACCGAAGACCTTTTGGTGGAATGGCGGTCATGTTCGCCGCCTGGGATTCGTctgcattccttcctcctcctattcgctcttctctcctcttcgctacTCTTTCGTCacgccctcttctctctttcctcatttttcatctttcatcctcttcatcaccatttatcttttctcctcctcctcatcccccatcTTCGTCTTCCCTACTCTTCATCATACacgcttccctctttcctcatttttcatattccctcctcttccatcttccttcttcgtcatcacaccctccttcctctttccttttcttccatcttccctcctcctttctcctcgtcatcacaccctttccccttctttgctcctcctccatcttctctcctcttcaccacACCCCCATCCCTTGTGTTTTCTCCCTCCTCACACATcattactttctcctcttcctccgttctctcttctccccccctagtTTTTCCTGCACCttgcaccctctctccccctgtcttatcccttctcgtcctttcctcttccattctcactCGTCCTCACATTCTCTTccgtcgtctcttctctctcttcattctttccttgtCCCTCGTtttccccctcgctcctctctctattctcttccgacattcgtctctccctccgtcctcactgctccctattcccttcaccttcaccctgcatcctcttccctccttcctcgatCTTTCTAGCGTGTCAACGAACGTCACGCAGTTTGTTTAAGGacgattttgttttgcttttgctaACTCGAAAACAACCACTAAAATCTTAATGattgctttgtttttattgtctctGAAAACATCATTGTCGGAAGTTTTTAATCACCAAATAAGGTTTATCTGATCTTATCATGCTTAAAAGTTTATTGATATCTTCGTTTCGTCTTCATCAACGCATTGTTAAAAAATATCGTCAATCATTTTTCAGTTCTGTCACGACGAGCCACGAGCGGATGCACAGTACTctcataacaaacaaaaaagttcGTACATGTTGGAAGTATGGGAGAGTTGACCTACAAATTCACCTATTCATTACAGCCGCATCTAAATAGGCATCTAATCCTGGATCCCTCGTTCCCGCAGGTGAATGTCGGGTCTGGGGGGCTCCGGTAGGGGAGTAggtgaggagaggcggagaggaggagaccTCGGTACCCGCATCACACGTTCCACGTCGCTGCTGCCAACGCCATCAGAAACCACCACGTCGGTCGAAGCTCTTGCCGATACTGCTGCTGCCGCCGTCGTAGCTGCCTCTGCTGTGACTGTCGTCGTCGCTCTATCTACAGCTGCCGTCGCTGATTTCGTCGCTGCTTCTGTCGCCGCCGCGTCTGCTGTGCGCTGTGACCAGGTGGGCCCAGGCAGCGCGTCGCCCGTGTCACCCTCCAGTGACTTTTCAGATGGCGAAAGCGGCGAAGTCGTGGCGCATCGTGGTActgctggtgctggtgctgtCTCCCGCCGTCCTCTCGTCGCCCAGCCCTCCGCCAAGGCCGTGCCCCACGCCCTCTCCCGCGGGCACTCCCGCTGAGCGCCAGGCCGCCCTCGACAACCCACACCTGAAGGAGCTCTTCCGCAGGTACGGCCAGGGGGACGTCCTCACCCCCGAGGGCCTGCACAAGCTCCTGCTCAGCCTCGGCCTCCAATTCGAGGACAACAACGACCACCTCCATCACACGCACGACCACCAGAACCTCCCCGGCGACTCCCTCGGCTTACCGACGACGAGGAAGGACGACCCGGAGGAGGAAGACCACTTCCACGACGACCACTACCACGCACACGATGACCACGTGACCCACGACCATAGCCCGGACGAGAAAAACCGGAGGCAGAAGGACCACCAGGCGGACAGCGACGGCCGCAATCACGGCGATGAGCCCAAACTAGACGGCAGGGCGGACGACCCGTACTCCACCGTCGTCGTCGTCGACCACCCGCGCAGCAACCACCTCGGCGACCCGCACGACCTCCTCGGCGGCCACATCGACGACCGCTTCCACGACGACCATCGCCACACCGAGGATGGCCATCTAGACAACAACCACCACCGGGACGGTCACGCGGCGTCGGACGACTCTCTCGCGCGCCGGTCGtccccgtcgtcgtcgtcgtcaagATCCGTGCACGAGAGCGACGCCTCGGGTCTCGCCGCCAGAGGTCGTGCCAGGTCAGGGCGGACGGGGACGCCACGCGACCAAGGTGAGCTCGATcttacatctgtatatctatatttatctatctgtctgtctggttatttgttcatttgtccCTCTATCTTTGTAATAgatttaccctcccccccattgaccaaagaaaaaaaaatcaataatagagTAATAATTCAGCAGTCGCATACACacggaattgttttttttttttttttttttttctcacgtatAA includes the following:
- the LOC125038506 gene encoding zinc transporter ZIP10-like, which gives rise to MAKAAKSWRIVVLLVLVLSPAVLSSPSPPPRPCPTPSPAGTPAERQAALDNPHLKELFRRYGQGDVLTPEGLHKLLLSLGLQFEDNNDHLHHTHDHQNLPGDSLGLPTTRKDDPEEEDHFHDDHYHAHDDHVTHDHSPDEKNRRQKDHQADSDGRNHGDEPKLDGRADDPYSTVVVVDHPRSNHLGDPHDLLGGHIDDRFHDDHRHTEDGHLDNNHHRDGHAASDDSLARRSSPSSSSSRSVHESDASGLAARGRARSGRTGTPRDQGTANATSDPQASSRVNSSAPASSTPLPPAPSAAATADPLTITTVTTLSPASPKVRRFFFS